The following is a genomic window from Capnocytophaga stomatis.
TACTGCTTTTTTAAATTCATCAGTATGATTATCCAAAAAATATTCTACCAACTGAGGGATAAATTTTCCTTTATATGGATGCAAACGATGAACGTGTTTGGTGGTTTCAGCTTCTTTATATTGGTCGAATGAAAGATGCCAATTTAAGTCATTGCCCAGCTTTTCTTTCCAATCTTCTTCTCGATTTTTTATTTGAGAATTGTAATAGGCTTTTAACTCATTTTTATCAATCTGTGTGTTTCCTGCAATGTCAAATTTCTTTATAACTCCATATTGTACCAAATACGAAATGTTGGAAGAAGTAACCTTCTTTCCAGTATATTCTGTAGCCCATTGGCTGGCATCTTTTATTGTAAATAACTGACTCATTAATAAATTGTTATGCTACGGAACTTCAACGGTATTTACAATTTTGTGAATCATTTCAACAGAGGTAATGTTCTCGGCTTCGGCTTCGTACGTAATTCCGATACGATGACGCAACACATCGAACACAACCGCCCGCACATCTTCTGGAATTACGTACCCGCGACGCTTAATGAAGGCGTAACATTTCGATGCCATTGCTAAATTGATGCTACCACGAGGTGAAGCACCGAAGTTAATGAGTGGTTTTAGCTCCGACAAACCATATTTTTCAGGATAACGCGTTGCAAATATGATGTCCAGAATGTATTTTTCGATTTTTTCGTCCATATACACCTCACGAATGGCTTGTTGTGCTTTCAAAATTTGTTCGAGTGATACCGTTTGGTTCACGATTGTTTGCGTGTTTAGCAAATTATCACGCATAATGCGTTGTTCCTCATCGAGTTTCGGGTAATCAATAACCGTTTTGAGCATAAAACGATCCACTTGTGCTTCGGGGAGCGGATAAGTTCCTTCTTGTTCTACGGGGTTTTGGGTTGCCATTACCATAAAAGGAGCATCAAGTTTGAAGGTTGAGTCGCCGATGGTTACTTGTCGCTCTTGCATTGCCTCCAACAAGGCGGATTGTACTTTGGCTGGGGCTCGGTTTATCTCGTCCGCCAGCACGAAATTGGCAAAAATAGGTCCTTTCTTGATAGAAAATTCATTTTGCTTGATGTTGTAAGTCATTGTTCCGATAACATCGGCAGGAAGCAAGTCGGGCGTAAACTGAATTCGGCTAAAACTTCCGTGAACTGCTTTCGCCAAAGTGTTGATGGATAGCGTTTTTGCAAGTCCTGGTACCCCTTCAAGCAAAATGTGCCCTTTCCCGAGCAGACCTATAAGCAATGCATTCACCATATGCTTCTGACCTACAATAACTTTGTTCATTTCAGAAGTTAATGCATCAATAAATACGCTTTCTCTCTCAATTCGTTCGTTGATTTGCCCAATATCGACAGGTGTTCTATGTTCCATAAAAAATTAGTATATATAAATTTGTTTTTTAATCAATAATAAGTTGGCTTATAGCGTTTATGCACGCAAGTTATAAATATTTTTTTTCTTTTGTGTTAAAAAAATTTAAAATATTTAATTGGTTAGGAAAAAGAATTGAATATTTAAATGTGAAAAACATAAAATAATGCGTATCTTGTAATAAGTTTTTCTTTTTCCTTTGTTCGTAATGATTTAATTATAAATCTTTTGGATAACAAAGATAGTGTTTTACAACAGGTTTTGATAAAGCCTCCAAATTAAGCTGGTCAGATGCCTTAATAACATCTATGATTTTGCCTTTTTTAGTCAAAATGTTTATTCTCTGCTGTTTTGAATCATATGCTGTGTTAGAAACTTTGTCCGAAAAAACGAAATATGCAGCCTCTTCCTTTGATATGTTATAAGCGGAAGAAACTTTTTCATATAAAACGTTTAATTTATCTGAGTCAAATTCGGAATTTTGTAATTTTACTTTGGGTAAATCTCTGTACAAAAGCATTTTACTTAGCTTGGAAAGAACAAAATCAGAGTGGAATTGCCATTCTTTCATAGCAGAAATAATATCAACATCATCAAGCAATGCAAACTTATCCAATATATCTTTTGTAAATTGCTCCTTGCTCACTTTATTCTTAACGAAAAACATCAAAGAGCTTGACATTGGTAAACTTTCTCCATTCTGAATTAATTCCTTAGCACGTTTTAAAACTCTGATTAGCAGCTGTTCCCCGGCAACACTGGTTTTATGAAGATATACCTGCCAATACATTAGTCGGCGTGCTACCAGAAATTTCTCAACTGAGTAAATTCCTTTTTCTTCGACCATTAATTCATCATTTCGCACATTGAGCATTGATATGATACGCTCAGGATTGATATTTCCTTCTGCCACGCCGGTATAAAAACTGTCGCGTTTTAAGTAGTCCGACCTGTCCATATCAAGCTGACTTGAAATAAGTTGATGTAAAAACTTACGAGGATAACTACCTTTGAAAATTTCGATAGCGACTTCCAATTTTCCTTTAAATTCACGATTAAGTTCTTGCATAAACAACAACGAAATTTCTTCGTGTGCTATGTTACTCACGATGCTGTGTTCCATTGCGTGAGAAAAAGGTCCGTGACCGATGTCGTGCAATAAAATGGAAATATAAAGTCCTTCGGCTTCTTTGTCGGAAATTTCAATTCCTTTATATCGAAGATTTTCAACAGCTTTTTGCATTAGGTGCATACATCCTAAAGCGTGCTGAAATCGCGTATGCCTTGCTCCGGGATACACCAAATAGGACAATCCCATCTGAGTAATGCGTCGTAATCGTTGAAAATAAGGATGTTCAATCAGGTCAAAGATAAGGCTGTTAGGAATATGAATAAATCCGTGAACGGGGTCATTAATGATTTTTAATTTGTTTCTTTTCACAATTGAAAAATTAGATTCGCAAACTTACGGAAAATCAATGAATTTCACAAATAGAAAATAGAACAGAAACGAGAATTGTTCATCAATTTTTAGTTTTGATTTAAAACAAAAAACTTTGGCAAAATCATAAGTTTTACCAAAGTCAATATGTATAAATTGTTTATAATGAGATTATTTTTTTCTCAAAATCGGATTAAGTTCCTCATCGTTGTACATTTTCATCTGCTTATATACTTTCATATATTTTCTGCCCGCCTCAATGTCTTCCAAAAGTTGATTGAGAGCCAGTGAAAGGTCTTTTTTCTGCTCCAAGAGGATGTTAAGTTTTTCCTGACATTTTGCTTTATGTTCAGCCGATGCTTCAGGACGATTTACCTCCTCCTGCATATGATATATTTTTAAAGCAAGAATAGATAATCTGTCGATTGCCCAAGCGGGACTTTCTGTGTTTATTGTAGCATTGGCTTGAGGCTTAACATTTTTGTACAGATTGAGAAAATAACTATCAATATATTCCACAGTATCAGTTCTATCCTGATTTGAAGCATCTATTTTACGTTTTAAATCCAATGCAGCTACGGGGTCAATTTTCGGGTCACGAATAATATCTTCATAATGCCATTGCACCGTGTCAATCCAATTTTTTCGATAGAGTAAATGCTCTATGCTTTTGGAAGGATAAGGGTTTTCAAATGGCTGATATACATCATCTAAGATATGATATTTGTTGATACTTTCTTCAAAAACTTTAAAAGCTCTTTCACTAAACATAATCAGATTATTTTTT
Proteins encoded in this region:
- a CDS encoding AAA family ATPase → MEHRTPVDIGQINERIERESVFIDALTSEMNKVIVGQKHMVNALLIGLLGKGHILLEGVPGLAKTLSINTLAKAVHGSFSRIQFTPDLLPADVIGTMTYNIKQNEFSIKKGPIFANFVLADEINRAPAKVQSALLEAMQERQVTIGDSTFKLDAPFMVMATQNPVEQEGTYPLPEAQVDRFMLKTVIDYPKLDEEQRIMRDNLLNTQTIVNQTVSLEQILKAQQAIREVYMDEKIEKYILDIIFATRYPEKYGLSELKPLINFGASPRGSINLAMASKCYAFIKRRGYVIPEDVRAVVFDVLRHRIGITYEAEAENITSVEMIHKIVNTVEVP
- a CDS encoding HD domain-containing protein, with the translated sequence MVKRNKLKIINDPVHGFIHIPNSLIFDLIEHPYFQRLRRITQMGLSYLVYPGARHTRFQHALGCMHLMQKAVENLRYKGIEISDKEAEGLYISILLHDIGHGPFSHAMEHSIVSNIAHEEISLLFMQELNREFKGKLEVAIEIFKGSYPRKFLHQLISSQLDMDRSDYLKRDSFYTGVAEGNINPERIISMLNVRNDELMVEEKGIYSVEKFLVARRLMYWQVYLHKTSVAGEQLLIRVLKRAKELIQNGESLPMSSSLMFFVKNKVSKEQFTKDILDKFALLDDVDIISAMKEWQFHSDFVLSKLSKMLLYRDLPKVKLQNSEFDSDKLNVLYEKVSSAYNISKEEAAYFVFSDKVSNTAYDSKQQRINILTKKGKIIDVIKASDQLNLEALSKPVVKHYLCYPKDL
- a CDS encoding DUF4254 domain-containing protein gives rise to the protein MFSERAFKVFEESINKYHILDDVYQPFENPYPSKSIEHLLYRKNWIDTVQWHYEDIIRDPKIDPVAALDLKRKIDASNQDRTDTVEYIDSYFLNLYKNVKPQANATINTESPAWAIDRLSILALKIYHMQEEVNRPEASAEHKAKCQEKLNILLEQKKDLSLALNQLLEDIEAGRKYMKVYKQMKMYNDEELNPILRKK